The Moorena producens PAL-8-15-08-1 genomic interval TGAAGCTGAGTTAATTGATTTTGGTATTCCCCTCAAGGATATTTGGTCCATTTTAGGTGAGCCACCAGATTTGCTCAGAGTAACAAAAACTGTTGCGAAAGAGTTTTTGCCTTTACCTCGCCCTAAGGTAACTCATAAGTACCAACAGGGACATCTGTTGCTGATTTGTGGCTCTAGACAGTATTCAGGGGCAGCAATTTTGGCGGGATTAGGGGCTCGGGCTAGTGGGGTGGGGATGCTTTCCATGGCAGTACCGGAGTCTATCAAACTGCTAGTGGTCAGTCACTTGCCAGAAGCAGTGGTAATTGGTTGCCCAGAAACGACGGCGGGTGCGATCGCATTTTTGCCTGAGTTAGTGTTAGAGAAGTTACACCAACCCTCTGGTAGCTATCACGCTTCAAATCAGACTTATAATGCGATCGCATGTGGTCCTGGTTTAACAAAGGATGCTAAGGATATAGTGCAAGGGGTTTTAGCTGCCCCATGCCCAATCGTCTTGGATGCGGATAGTTTAAATATCCTGGCGGAACTGATCACTATTCCCACTTTGTTGAAGCGTCCAGGCCAGACAGTGTTAACCCCTCATGTCGGAGAGTTCCGACGTTTATTTCCTGATTCCGCAGAACTGTTACCGGATCGAGTCAAGGCCGTGCAGAAGGCATCCCAACTGAGTCGGTCTGTGGTGTTGTTAAAAGGAGCCAGGAGTGCGATCGCAAATCCTATGGGCTCGGTGTCCCTAATTCCTGAAAGTACACCAGCTCTAGCCCGAGGTGGCAGTGGGGATGTGCTCACGGGACTAGTGGGAGGTTTGATGGCTCAGCCACTCCTGTCTGAGCATCCTTTGGAGGCAATAGTGGCAACGGCAGCCTGGTGGCATGCCCAAGCGGGCATTTTAGCCGCTCAGGAGCGGAGTGAGTTGGGGGTCGATGGGGGGACCTTGGCGGAGTTTTTGATGACAGTGGTGAAAGGGAAGAGGGAATAGGGAGTAGGGAATAGGGAACAGGGAATAGGCAAGAGGCAAGAGGCAAGAGGCAAGAGGCAAGAGGGAAAACTAATCTGACTCCCGATCTCCCCATCTCCCCATCTCCCCATCTCCCCATCTCCCCACACTCCCGACTCCCGACTCCCGACTCCCCATCTCCGCACACTCCCTGCTCCCTGCTCCGAAGTCCCTGCTCCCTGCTCCCTCTTCTTAACTAGTGAGGGGGCCTGGGGGACTTATAGCTCCCCCAGACAGATAGAGAGGGTTCGACGCCCTCTCTATCTGTATTTACCATGGTCTTTTTCTGTGGTAAAATAAGATTATGTTAATGATGAACTATACATACAGGATTTACCCGAGCCAAGATCAACAACAGATCATCAAGGAATGGCTTGAGACTTGTAGACGAGTCTATAACTACTCATTAAGAGAGTTAAAAGACTGGATTGCAAGTCGTAAATGTCCTGTGGATAGGTGTTCTTTGCAGAGTGAGTACATAATCCCTGCCGATACACCATTCCCCAGTTACCATCGTCAGCAAAACAATCTACCCAAAGCCAAGAAAACTAATCTGTTTATGTCAAGGGTGCATTCCCAGGTGTTACAAACAACTATTAGAAGGTTGCATGACTCATGGGAAGCAATGAGTAAGCGAGGATTTGGTTTTCCAAGATTCAAAAAAAAGGGTCAGTACAAGTCGTTTTTGTTCCCACAATTCAAGTCAAATCCAGTTCAAAACGAACATATCAAACTTCCTAAAATTGGCCTGGTTCCTATTCGGCTTCATAGAGAAATACCAGAAGGATTCCAGGTCAAACAGGTCAGAGTCTTAGCTAAGGCTAGACAGACACAATGGTATGTTGTTATATCGATAGCATTGGATGTGGATATTCCTGATCATCCTGCTGTAGGCAGGGCAATTGGAATTGACCTTGGATTAGAGAAATTCCTGACAACTTCAGATAATTTTACGGTTGAACGACCTAAGTTTTTCAAGTCAATGCAAAGCAAGCTGAAATTGCTGCAACGCAGAGCAGCTAGAAAGAAAAAGCGTTCTAATAACCGGGAAAAAGCCGAACTAAAGGTAGCCAGATTACATCAAAAAATAGCAAATTCTCGCAAAGACTTTCATCTAAAAACAGCACATTTGCTCTGCGATCAAGCTCAGACAATCTTTGCTGAAGATCTCAACACAATAGGGCTCAATCGAGGAATGCTAAGGAAAGATTGCATTGATGCATCTTTTGGTCAATTCTTAGATCTCCTCAAATGGGTAGCTTTCAAACGTGGGTGTTACTTTCAGCGAGTAGACCCACGTGGAACCAGCCAGACTTGTCCTGAGTGTCAGATCACAGTAAAGAAAGATTTGAGGGTTAGAGAACATTTTTGTCCTAAATGCGGCTACAGGACACATAGAGATCATGCAGCCGCTCAGATGGTGAGATGGCGAGGATTAGAATTAGTACCCGTGGACAATTCGGGAAATGGAAACAGCCTGTCAAGTAGTCGATCTGTCGGGGGAGAAATCCTAGATAAGTGGCTTTGGGCAGGAATACCTATTTGTGAGAATGGGAACCCTACACTATACGCTTCGCTAAGCGTGTAGGAGGATGTCACGAAATTAAACCTAGAGCTTTCTCTTTAATTTGCTCTTCATCAATCTTTTCTTTGAGTTCACTATCTGTATATCTGCCTTCTAAGGCTTCTAATGCTGCTTTTTTTAGGGCTGTCTCAAAGGCATCGGTTAAAATTTCTAATAATTCCTCTTGATTGGCATAACATCCTCCTGATTTTCGCCGTTTGTTCACTCGTTTAATGGTTTTGCTGGCATTATAAATCGAAAATTCCCAAGAGCGGGTAGTGCGTTTTTCTACCTCTTGCTTTATTAAATGTAATAGTAAAATTACTGCATAGCTATAAATTTTATTTAATTTATCCTCCCTTGACATTTCTTCTAGTTCATCAACAATTTCTAAGGCTTTATGATAGTTTCTTTCTTCAATGAGTTGACGTAATAATGTTAATTCTTCCATATCCTAGGTTGATGGGAGTAGGGAATCGGGAGTCGGGAATCGGGAGTCGGGAATCGGGAGTCGGGAATCGGGAGTTGGGACTATCAGAAAATTATAGCTATTAATTTATCATAACTACTCTAGAAGAGCCGACTTTTTTAATTAAGCAGCTATTATTCGAGCACTTCATCAGCCATCTGCACAATCTCTCTATACAAGCGATCGCTAACTCTAAATCCGGCTTGATTGATTAGATCATCGACAATCGGTTTCACTGCTGTAATCAATCCCTGTTTCTTGGCAGCTAAAAGTACTCCCAGAATACCTGTAAATTTTAATCCAAACCGAGATGCAATTACTCTTGCTTGATAATCATCAATCAGTAATCGATTGGCGTTGAGTTCAATTGCTAAAGCGATCGCTTCAGATTCTCCTGCATCAATTTCAAGCCTAAGTTCTGCAACCAAGCTACGATTCGTAGCTTGTCGAGTCTGAATCCAGGATAGAGTTTGCACTTCTTTCGACCCTGGAACCTCGTATGCTAGATCTACCATCTCATTGTAAACCGCTTGAGGAATTATCAACACTCCATAGAGCTGCCGCAGTAGATCAATTTTTTGAATCGCTGATAAATTAGTAATGGGTGATGTGTTACTAACCACGATCATATATCGCCCAATTCCTTCAATGTTTGAATGTCTTGTTGAAAATCTTCACGGTCATAATTGATACAAATGCTCCGATTAGAGAGTGCTTGTTGAAACTCAATTAGGTGCATCCCAGCTAGCTCACGGGCTTTACCAATACTAATTCTTTTCTGTTTATATAGCATAATGGCAATCTCAAGCTTCAAATCGGCTGCCGATAGTTTAGCAGCTTGCAACAACTCATCAGAAATTACAACACTCATAACCGACTCAGCATTTTCAACCCATTGTTTTGATTGTAGCCCAATGCCCACCTATTCAGAAGCGTCAACTTATCCAGGTATTGGCGGACTATCAGCCGATTCTTCACTTTCGGATTTTCTTTGCTTTTGGAGCAAGAACTCAGCAAAGTCAAACACTAATTGACGTTGCTTTGGCGACAATACCTGCAAAACTGCCAGCACATCATGTGGAATTACCATCGGTGGGGATTTTGATGTTCCCATAGACTACTCCTATATAGCACTACCCATTAAGATGTTTGACATTGTCAGCGATGCAAAGCGCGAGTGGGGGAAACCACGGCAGTCGCTCATGGTTAGAAGTTACCGTAAGACAGGCTCGCCTTGTCTTGATGCAGTCGCTCATGGGGGAAACCCCCAAGACCGCGCAAATCACGCTAATCAATAAGTTTTACTCCTTTTCTGCATAGCCTACCAACCATAAAGGCTCAACGTAATCAGGTTTCGTCTCCGGGGAAACCCCCAAGACCGCGCTGCCTCCCCAAGACCGCGCTGCATCGCTTCTAAACTCCGAAACCTACTCCTAGCTTACTTTTGACTTCTGACTTCTCACTTCTGACTTGCGCGTAGCGCTATAAATCATCGGGATTTATCCCAAGGGTACGCAATTTTTCTGCCAATCGTTCTGCCCGTTCTGCTGAAGTCTCAATCCAATTACCAGCTCCATCATACCAACGCAGCCACAACCCTTCTGTTTCTTGATATTTCCCCTGCCATACTCCTAACCCTAATTCCAGTTCTGGAATCCAAAATTTGGGCTCAGAAAGCTCTGCTTCGTGATACTGAGTGACAATTAATTGAAACAGGTGCAGCTGGTTTTCATAGCGGTCAAAAACTACATAGTAAGGAATGCGCATATATTGTTCATAAACTTGCCATTTGGTTGGTGGCTGTTTGACAGACTTCAAGGTTTGTCCTAAATCTTCAGCTTCGGTACCTGGTGATAGGAGTTCCACTACCAAAAATGGCGCTCTTCCTTCCTGCCAAACCACATAATTCCAGCGCAGGTCTTCTTGTTTTTCAGCAGGAGTTACATCCAATACCAGAAACCAATCTGGTCGCTTATGCCATAAGTGATGACGACTGTCGTAATATACATTCAGGTTTGTAGCAATGAACATTTCCTGCCTAGAATAGTTGGGAGGTTGGCAGGTTTCTCGCAATAGCTGGGGTTGGAAGTCGTGAAATTCGTCAGGCAAACCAGGCTCCTTTGGGTCTTCACGGGGTGGGTCAGTTTGGTACATGATCTTCTTTAATAACCTATGGGTGTCTAGTAACAATTTCATCAAGAAGCCGATTGCTGATTAATTTGTTGAATTTGTTTATTGGTCATCATCAGTGGATCGTTTTCTCCTAACCAAAACTCATCTGGTAAAGGCTGATTGACCTTTGGTCACGCTACGCGAACGAAATCTTCACTTATCTCAACAAGACCTGCATGAAGCCCAAAAACACGAGGTGGTAATGGTGAACTAGAAGCCGATTCTTCGGTTTCCGATTTTCCTTGTTTTTGGAGTAAAAACTCAGCAAAGTCATAAACCAATTGACGTTGCTCTGGTGACAATTCCTGCAAAACTGCGAGCAAATCGGTTACTGAATTTGATTCTTCCCGGATCACAGTTAGTTTTTCCATCAAATCATCATATGTGGGATCATTAGCAAATATTCCCGCATATCTCATCTGAGGCGTAGTTGCATTTGGCTGAAGGTCTAAATTTAGCTCAATAGTCACAAATTTACCCTTAATTAATTGTGCTTCTAGGGCAGATTTTACCTTCAAAATTGCTTCTGACTCCGTCCTGCCCTCAACCGTTAAATTTGGCATACCAATGACTGATGCCACAAACTTATCGTCGGATTGACTCTGAACAAAAACTTGATACTGCATGATGCGTTTTATCCGATTATTTGAGTTTATTTAGAATGAAGAATTAATTCTACATTCTTAATTCTTCATTCTAAATATTCTTCTTCACCAATCGGATTAGGGATATCAAAAATAATCACAAATTCAGCCTCGGGCATCAGGCGTTTAAGGGCTGTCATATGACCCTCCGCATTGGAGCGGTTACGAAAACGAGCGACAACGACTCGTTGCATCTGTGGTAACAAGCGAACGATTGCCCATGGGTATAGGCGTTGACTGTAAGACATAATGAAATTACCTCCTTTTGAGTGGGAGACCCAGAGCCAGCCCGTGACGCTCTAACATCTGTGGGCTGGCTCTTCACTTATCTCCTTTTGAGTGTTCCCTCTTATATAATAGCATAAAAATCGCACAATTATAACATATTTTGAAAATTTTTGTAACAATTTGGTGAGGGAGTAGGGAGTAGGGTGTAGGGTATAGGGTGTAGGGTGTAGGGTATAGGGAGTAGGGTGTAGGGTGTAGGGTGTAGGGAGTAGGGAGTAGGGTGTAGGGTGTAGGGTGTAGGGTGTGTGGGAGTGTGGTAAAAAATCCTATTTACCTAACTTTTGATAATAATGATGATTATTAATGGCATTAAATAGTGCGGCATTTCGAGATCACAGCTAGATGCGATCGCATTTCGAGATCACAGCTAGATGCGATCGCATTTCGAGATCACAGCCAGATGCGATCGCATTTTCGAGACCACAGCTAGATGCGATCGCATTTCGAGATCACAGCCAGATGCGATCGCATTTTCGAGACCACAGCTAGATGCGATTGACCGAAACTCACGCTAAGCGATCGCATTTACCCATCACAGCTAGATGCGATCGCTTTTACTGACCAAAGCTAGATGTGATCGCTTTTACTGACCAAAGCTAGATGCGATCGCTTTTACTGACCAAAGCTAGATGCGATCGCATTTTCGAGACCACAGCTAGATGCGATCGCTTTTACCCATCACAGCTAGATGTGATCGCATTTACTGACCAAAGCTAGATGCGATCGCATTTACCCATCACAGCTAGATGCGATCGCATTTACTGACCAAAGCTAGATGCGATCGCTTTTACCGATCACAGCTAGATGCGATCGCATTTTCGAGACCACAGCTAGATGCGATCGCATTTACTGACCACAGCTAGATGTGATCGCTTTTACTGATCACAGCTAGATGCGATCGCATTTACCGATCACAGCCAGATGCGATCGCATTTCGAGATCACAGCTAGATGCGATCGCATTTCGAGATCACAGCTAGATGCGATCGCTTTTACTGATCACAGCTAGATGCGATCACATTTCCAGACCACAGCTAGATGTGATCGCTTTTACTGATCACAGCTAGATGCGATCGCATTTCCAGACCACAGCTAGATGTGATCGCTTTTACTGATCACAGCTAGATGCGATCGCATTTCCAGACCACAGCTAGATGCGATCGCATTTCGAGATCACAGCTAGATGCGATTGACCGAAACTCACGCTACGCGAACGCATTTACCGACCACAGCTAGATGCGATTGACCTTTGGTCACGGGGGGCGCGTTCGCATTTTTCCACCACAGCCCATACTCTTCCACCGATTCCCGATTCCCGACTCCCGATTCCCGACTCCCGATTCCCGATTCCCGTTCCCCTCCTGGGAGGGGTTAGGGGTGGGTTCCGATTCCCGACTCCCGATTCCCGATTCCCGATTCCCGACTCCCGACTCCCGATTCTCAATTCTTAATTCTCAATTCTCAATTCCCTCTAGTATCCACTGTCTAGAGAGGTATTTTTCACTTAGGATTGAAAATTGTTATAGTTACGGTTTATTCAACAGAAAAACAAAGGGAGCTTTTACCGAAATACCACCTGTAATTTCTGAAGCTTAAAATAGCGATGGTTAATTGAAGGTTAGACAGCTAACCAGAGTATATTTGGAGTTTAGGCAAAAGGCAATAGGCAACAGGGAAAAAATCTTGTGTATGTCATATGGTGGTGCGTTACGGGACGGGCTTTAACAGGGGCGAAGAGTCTCAAAATCATAGGCTTTCTGTCCCTAACGCACCCTACACCCTACACCCTACACCCTACTCCCTTAATAGTGGTGCGTTACGGGACGGGCTGTACCAGGGGCGAAGAGTCTCAAAATCATAGGCTTTCTGTCCCTAACGCACCCTACACCCTACACCCTAATCCCTTAATAGTGGTGCGTTACGGGACGGGCTGTACCAGGGGCGAAGAGTCTCAAAATCATAGGCTTTCTGTCCCTAACGCACCCTACACCCTACACCCTACACCCTTAATAGTGGTGCGTTACGGGACGGGCTGTACCAGGGGCGAAGAGTCTCAAAATCATAGGCTTTCTGTCCCTAACGCACCCTACACCCTACACCCTACACCCTAATCCCTTAATAGTGGTGCGTTACGGGACGGGCTGTACCAGGGGCGAAGAGTCTCAAAATCATAGGCTTTCTGTCCCTAACGCACCCTACACCTTACACCCTACACCCTAATCCCTTAATAGTGGTGCGTTACGGGACGGGCTTTAACAGGGGCGAAGAGGCGGAAAATCAGGGTGAGCCCGTCCCTAACGCACCCTACGCACTCTACACCCTACACCCTACACCCTACACCCTACTCCCTACTCCCTGCTCCCTACCCAATTGAAAACCTTTAATATAATAGTCGCTTGTTCACCAAAACCTATACACAACTTCAGGACAAATCATGAAAAACAACTCAGAAATACCAATTCCTAATCCTGCCCAAACCATGATGGCGGATGATCAAAGCATGAGCAATTTACCAGAAACCATGGATAATCAAGACCAAGGGATGGCAACCGCTCCATCGATGGAAAGCTCAGAAGAAATCATCAATATTGACGCCCAACATTCCTATCCTCCCTATCCTCCCTATAACCCACCATCCCTAACCCTTGATACAATTACTACTGTGACTATGCCAGTGCTGACTCCTGGTAACAATGGTGATGCGGTGCGATTTTTGCAGCAGATCCTAATTAGCTTGGGCTACACCATTGTTAGATTTAATGCCAATTTTGACCGATATACCTACCTAGGTGTGACTCAATTCCAACGCAACAACCGTTTGAAAGTGGATGGCGTAGTGGGCTGGCATACTTGGCGTAAGTTGGGTGAAGCGAGCGTATCCCGGCGTCGTTATTAGGGAGTAGGGAGTAGGGAGTAGGGAGTAGGGAGATGGGGAGATGGGGAGATGGGGAGATGGGGAGATGGGGAGTAAGATCAGTTTTCCCTCTTGCCTCTTGCCTCTTGCCTCTTGCCTATTCTTTATTCCCGATTCCCAATTCCCGATTCCCAATTCCCGATTCCCTCTCGATTAATCATTCGTCAAGGAAAAATTGACACAAATATCAAATATACTGCTCGCTTTGTGTATGCTTTAATTAAACAGATACCTCTCTAGCATTTTGATCGTTTCACATCTCAACTGAAAATGCTAGGGTTGATCAGATACTTTAGAAAAGTTAGCAATCAAAAAGACGACCGGATCAATTCGGTCATTTGTTATCATCCCTCTACTTAACATCGAGGACTTTCAACTGCAAGTTTTTTTGGTAAGCGCGGATTTCTCGATCCACAGTTGCTAGTGTCAAACCTTTCTCCAAAGCCTGGCTGATCAGCATCCTATCAAAGGGATCGCGATGGATCAGGGGCAATTTTGATAACTGAGTAACACTACCTTCATCAAGGTCGAGACTAGCAATTTGGTGAAGTTGACGCTGGTTTGGCAAAAACTTATCTGGTGGCTCTGGCAATGGTAGCTTACCCAGTTGATATTTGACTATTGCCTCCCAAACTGAAACAACACTCAAGTAGACTTCGTTATCTGGGTCGCGGATGATGTCTCGAACATCTGTCGATAGCATAGTGTCGCCACTGATGAACCATAGAAAAATATGCGTATCTAACAGAATTTTCACTAGTTCTCAAACTCGTCTAGAATTTCATCTGGCAACGGGGCATCAAAATCATCTGGGACTTTGAACTGGCCTATACAGAGTCCATATGGACGTAACTGCTTTTGAGGAGTAGTTTCAGACTGCTGCTGTCCATACTTGCCCAAGAGAAAATCAATGAAGTCTAATACCTGTTGCTGGAATACAGGTGGTAGCGCTTGCCATTTTACAAACAGTTCTTCCCTAGTTGCAGTAGGACTATCCATGATTTATTACCTTAAACTATAGTCCACTTTATTGTAGCTGTGAGTAAGTAGGGAACAGGCAAGAGGCAAGAGGCATGCATACAAGAGGCAAGAGGCATGCATACAAGAGGGAACGCTGAGCTGAGTCCCGATCTCCCGACAGTTTCGACAGTTGAGCTATGGGCGGCAGCCCCGCGCCCTACGCGGATATTGTGGGCGTCGGGAAGGATAGCCCGGTGATGGAGTGGAACGGAATCACCAATTAGGAATGTCTTGGCTCAGGGAAGCGAGCTATTAAGTTTTTAAGTACAACTGAATTGATTCATTCCCCTCCGTTCTGCTTCTTGTTCTAGCTTCTTTTTCTCATATTCGGTTAACCGAATTGTCATCTTTATTGTTTGAAATATGACTTGCAATTTGACTAGCTATATACTAAGATAGTAACAGGTCGATAAACCAGAGGACAAACAGAATGAGAGCTGCTTACCAGTACCGATTAAGATTAACCAAGACTCAAGTAATTCAAGTAGAGAAATGGTTAGAAATGTTGCGCTGCCAATATAACTACTTATTGGCTGACAGATTTGCCTGGTACGAACAAAATCGCTGTTCGATCAATGCATGTCCTTTGGTTTGTCATCTCCCAGAACTCAGGGATAATCCTGATTACTACTCTCAAAAACGAACTCTTCCCCAGCTCAAGCAAAATAGACCGTGGTACGGAGAAATTCATGCTCACGTTCTACAGGACTGCGTTAAACGAGTAGATTTAGCCTTTAAACGGTATCTCAAGGGCGATTGTAACGGTAGAATAAGTGGAAGACCTCGGTTTAAAGGAAAAGGCCGGTACCGTTCCTTAACTTTCCCTTCTCTTGGGAAAAACCCTATTGATGGCCACCGTTTAAAGTTACCTAAATTTGGGTGGGTCAAGATGGTTTACCACAGGTCAATCCCGGACGGCTTCAAGATTAAGACAGCTACAATTACCCGTAAAGCGGATGGGTACTATATCACCTTGTCGATCCAAGACGATACTGTACCTGAACTAATCCCTGTTGATCAGGTATCTAATCCTGTGGGGATTGATATGGGTCTTAAGTCGTTTTTGATTAAGTCTGATGGTACTGAGGTAGAGATTCCTCAATATTACCGAAAAGCTCAAAAACGGCTCAAGAAAATTCAGAAAGCCGTTAGCCGAACGAGAATTGGTAGCAATAACCGAAAAAAGGCTGTAACCAAACTAGGGAAGGCTCATAAAAAGGTAGCTGATACCCGAAAAGACTTTCATTTTAAGACGGCGTGCGGTCTGCTAGATGACCACGATCTAGTAGCCCATGAAAAGCTCAACATTAAAGGTCTAGCCAGGACTAAAATGGCTAAATCAGTTTTGGACGCTGGATGGGGTCAATTCCTGTCAATCCTCTCAGTCAAAGCCGAGAATGCTGGGCTGTTAACGGTTGCAGTTAATCCCAAGAATACTAGCCAGAACTGTTCAAACTGCGGGAAGAAAGTACCCAAAAAACTAAAAGACCGCACCCATTCCTGTCACCATTGTGGTTATATCGCAGATAGGGATGTTAATGCGGCTAAAAATATCTTGAAATTGGCGGTGGGGCATCCCGTCAGAAGTAAAGCTTACCGAGTAACCGAGGCAATGGCCGGTGTTGGTAAGAAGCCCGCGTTGTCCCGTTAGGGCAACGTCGGGAGTATGTCACAAAACCGTTGCACTGAGCACATAGTTTCGACACTCCCCCTCCGAAGTCCCTTTTCCTAATCAATAGTGATCAGAAAACCATTGCACTAGCCGTACAGTTTTGAAAACCGTTGCACTGGCCTCAAACTTTCTACACTCTTGCCGATTCCCGATTCCCGATTCCCGATTCCCTGCTCCGAAGCAGAAAACTATTGCACTGAGCAAATAGTTGAAAAAACCATTGCACTGACCACACACTTCCGACACTCTTGTCGATTCCCGATTCCCGATTCCCGATTCCCGATTCCCGATTCGCGCATTCGCGCATTCGCGCATTCCCTGCTCCCTTCTAATGGCTATACTCAAACCGTTGGCTCTGGAAGCATCATCATGCAGCAAATTCAGTTGAAGGAAGCAGAGACTAGACTCGCGGAACTACTTGAAGCAGCAGCAACAGGAGAAGAGGTTGTCATCCTCGGTATTGACATACTCACCGCCGAAGGAAGAACGGTGATTCTTGACAGATCATTGGGTTGTGCTGCCGTTCCCGTAGCGTGACCTACGGTCTCAGCAGTCTGACCATCCCTCCTTGTCCGTTTAGGGTCGTGCCGATGCCCCATGCCGACATGCATCTATATTTCTTGCAGCGTTAATATCTCTATCCTGCTCAGTGCCGCAACTCAAGCAGAGAATGGAACGAACAGATAAATCAAGTTTTCCCCATTTAAAACCACAATCTGAACAAATCTGACTAGTGGGCTCCCAGCGGCCAATAATCCTAAAATCTCTTCCATACTTGTCTGATTTTGCTTGACAAAGAGTCCTAAATTCAGACCATCCTTGCTGGCTTATAGCTAAGCGCTAACTTACGATTCTTGACCATTCCTGATACATTTAGATCTTCCAGGACTATTACTTGGTTTTCGACAACAGTCTTGGTCGATAGTTTATGCAGAAAGTCTTTTCTTTTGTTAGCTATTTCATTGTTTATTTTGGCTATTCTTCGTCGAGTTACTTCCCTGCGATTTGACCCTTTAAGCTGCTTGGCGAATTTATTCTGAGCTTTTCTTAACTTGCGATCCAGCCTTGAGTAGTCAGGGCTACGAACTTCGCTTCCGTCACTCATCACGGCAAATGTTTTAATACCTAAATCAATTCCGATACTTTGGTTCTTGGCATCGATTTCGACAGGCTCAACATCTACAACAAAACTCAAGAAATAATTATCTGTACAATCTTTGATGATAGTTACAGAACTTGGATCTGATGGTAGTGGCCTAGACCATATAGGCTTGACTACTCCAATCTTTGCCAAGTAAATACCCTCGCCCTGGATAGAGAAACCCCTACGAGTCAACCTAGCTAATTGTTTGTTGGTTCTCTTCTTGAACCTTGGAGGCTTAACTTTTCGACCTTTTCGCTTACCTTTGCAGGAATCAAAAAAGTTTTTATAAGCTATCCCCAGATCGGTTACAGACTGCTGCAAAGGAACTACTGAGACTTCAGACAACCATTGTCTTTCTTCGGTCTTCTTAGCTTGGGTAATAACTATTTTTTGTAGTTCCCCTGACTTAGGGAGCTTTTCATAATTTTTGCAAATAGCCAGAGCGTCGTTCCAGACAACCCGCACACAGCCAAACAACCTGGCTAGGTCGTTTTTCTGTTGGTCAGTTGGATAGAAACGATATTGATACCTGGCCTTCACTTGATTATCCTGTATTGGTCTGTACTAGGATTATAGTGTAGTCTACAAGATTTAACAATGGGATTCCGGAATATTGACACAGTATCACAAAGCAATCAGATGCACGCTTATATGTGTAACCAAATCCCGCCAAAAGATACTGACATCGACAAGCCTCAAAGCCATTGAAAACTCGTTCAGGGAAGTAGCCACAAAGATGAATTTTGAGGCTAGGGAATTTAATGGAGAATCCGATCATGTACACATACTGATTGAGCTTTGCTCACGCTACGCGAACGAGTACCCTCCAAAGCTATCAATTTCTCAGATAGTCAATAGTCTCAAAGAAGTATCTAGTCGCAGATACG includes:
- a CDS encoding peptidoglycan-binding domain-containing protein; this translates as MKNNSEIPIPNPAQTMMADDQSMSNLPETMDNQDQGMATAPSMESSEEIINIDAQHSYPPYPPYNPPSLTLDTITTVTMPVLTPGNNGDAVRFLQQILISLGYTIVRFNANFDRYTYLGVTQFQRNNRLKVDGVVGWHTWRKLGEASVSRRRY
- a CDS encoding type II toxin-antitoxin system VapC family toxin is translated as MKILLDTHIFLWFISGDTMLSTDVRDIIRDPDNEVYLSVVSVWEAIVKYQLGKLPLPEPPDKFLPNQRQLHQIASLDLDEGSVTQLSKLPLIHRDPFDRMLISQALEKGLTLATVDREIRAYQKNLQLKVLDVK
- a CDS encoding DUF2281 domain-containing protein, which produces MDSPTATREELFVKWQALPPVFQQQVLDFIDFLLGKYGQQQSETTPQKQLRPYGLCIGQFKVPDDFDAPLPDEILDEFEN
- a CDS encoding RNA-guided endonuclease InsQ/TnpB family protein, translated to MRAAYQYRLRLTKTQVIQVEKWLEMLRCQYNYLLADRFAWYEQNRCSINACPLVCHLPELRDNPDYYSQKRTLPQLKQNRPWYGEIHAHVLQDCVKRVDLAFKRYLKGDCNGRISGRPRFKGKGRYRSLTFPSLGKNPIDGHRLKLPKFGWVKMVYHRSIPDGFKIKTATITRKADGYYITLSIQDDTVPELIPVDQVSNPVGIDMGLKSFLIKSDGTEVEIPQYYRKAQKRLKKIQKAVSRTRIGSNNRKKAVTKLGKAHKKVADTRKDFHFKTACGLLDDHDLVAHEKLNIKGLARTKMAKSVLDAGWGQFLSILSVKAENAGLLTVAVNPKNTSQNCSNCGKKVPKKLKDRTHSCHHCGYIADRDVNAAKNILKLAVGHPVRSKAYRVTEAMAGVGKKPALSR
- a CDS encoding type II toxin-antitoxin system Phd/YefM family antitoxin, whose amino-acid sequence is MPIPDSRFPIPCSEAENYCTEQIVEKTIALTTHFRHSCRFPIPDSRFPIPDSRIRAFAHSLLPSNGYTQTVGSGSIIMQQIQLKEAETRLAELLEAAATGEEVVILGIDILTAEGRTVILDRSLGCAAVPVA
- a CDS encoding transposase, with translation MSQQGWSEFRTLCQAKSDKYGRDFRIIGRWEPTSQICSDCGFKWGKLDLSVRSILCLSCGTEQDRDINAARNIDACRHGASARP
- a CDS encoding transposase, coding for MKARYQYRFYPTDQQKNDLARLFGCVRVVWNDALAICKNYEKLPKSGELQKIVITQAKKTEERQWLSEVSVVPLQQSVTDLGIAYKNFFDSCKGKRKGRKVKPPRFKKRTNKQLARLTRRGFSIQGEGIYLAKIGVVKPIWSRPLPSDPSSVTIIKDCTDNYFLSFVVDVEPVEIDAKNQSIGIDLGIKTFAVMSDGSEVRSPDYSRLDRKLRKAQNKFAKQLKGSNRREVTRRRIAKINNEIANKRKDFLHKLSTKTVVENQVIVLEDLNVSGMVKNRKLALSYKPARMV
- the tnpA gene encoding IS200/IS605 family transposase, with product MLTQYHKAIRCTLICVTKSRQKILTSTSLKAIENSFREVATKMNFEAREFNGESDHVHILIELCSRYANEYPPKLSISQIVNSLKEVSSRRYGQDGYPKPNGKTALWSPSYFAASVGGASIKVLKEYINNQKKPS